From bacterium:
CCGTGAACTTTCCCGACGTGATGGACGGGTTCGTCAAACGGCACACGGACAAGACGAACTCGACGCAGCTCGATCGCGTCTTCCTGACGGTGACGCGCGAGCTTGGTTACATCGTACGCCGCTACGAGAAACCCCCCTCCGAATGGCCGACGCCCGCACCGACGCCGGAAAAGGCGGCGGCGAAAAAGCCGGCGACGCCGGCGCCTCCCCCGGTGCCGGTAATCGATGTGTGGGTCGGCTACGAGCCGCTGACGATTTCCGAGGGCAAACGCATGGCCGCGGCGTTCAACGTACCGCCGGAAAAGCTGCCGCTACCTTATCGCGAAGGCTATTAGACGAGGACGGAATACGGAATGCGGAATGAATCGCAACGACCGACGCTCTCGTCAACCATCGATGATGTCCAACCGGTCCATCATGTCCATGTTGTCCGTCGCCAAGTCGTGTTAGGGACGCCTCCCGGCGTTCCACCTTCCAGCCTCGTTGGCGCTCAGAACGACTGCACGAACGTGAACGGATAGCTGAATACGTACCGTCCGCCCATCGGCGCGGGGAAGCGCCAGGCGTAAACGCGCTTGACCAGGCAATTCGTCAGATCGCCGTAACGCAAGGTGTCGTCAAGAACCTCGACGTTGGCGACCGACCCGTCGGCGCCGACGGTGATCTGAACGAAAAAGCGGCCCGCGATATTGGGGTTGTATTTGAGCGAACGCTCGTAGCAGCTCCGCACGCCGCCGAGATTCGCGCTGATGACGCGCAAGACCGCCTCCGGGCTCATCGCGCCCTGTTGCTCCTCGCCGGTCGATAGCGCGCCAAGGACGATGCGGCTTTCCTGCTTCTCGCCGATCGGCACGTAGGCGATCTGGCCGAGCGCGTCGAATTCCACCGTGACGTCGCCGGACTGAAGTTCGCTCTTGGGCATCGAGCTGTGCGGCACCACCACCCGATTTCCGCCGGAGGCGTCGACGCCGCTCGTATCGATGTTGATTTTCGCGCCCGGGTCCAGGCCTTCGCGAATGCCGAAGGTGTCCTGGCCGTATTTCTCCTTGGCGGCCTCGGCCTCCTCGGAGGTGATCTCCAGGCCGCCGAGCTCGATGACGCCGGTGTCGGCGGCCGGCGCCGGGGTCGCCGCCATCGCGATGGCGATGGTCGTCGTCGGGCGCGCCAGGGTCGTCGTGGGCGTGAATACCGTCGTCGTTGTCGTGGCCGGCAAGGGAATCGTGGTCGGCGGAGGCGGCACGGTCGTTGGGATAGGACGTGTCGTTGTCGTTGTCGGCGTCGTGGTCGTCGTTGTCGCGACCGCCGCGACCTGCAGCGGCGCCGGCGCCGCGGCCGCGTCCTGGCCACCCTGCTCGAGGCGGCGGAATTCGCGCATGGCGATGGTGACGTCAAGATCGTCCGAGGGGCGGTAGAGCTGAACCACGATGTTCGAGGCCGCGCCCGGCTTTTGTGTGCGCCGGGTTCCCACCTCCGCGGACGGACTGCGGAGCTGGTTCGCGCGGTAGAGGACGGAGGACCACACGTCCACAAGCTCGTTGACAAGGAAGTTGTAGACGATCGCCGTGTTGTCCGCGGCAAGGCGGGAGTTGCGCGGGTTATAGTACCGGCATGCTCCGTCCAGCGACGAGCGGTACGGCTGCGACCACTGCGTCGCCCATTTCAGGTGATCCGAATACGGCGTCTGAATCGGCGTCTGCCCGTCGAACACGGCGATGAACACGTCCGGGCTCGACATCAGATCGTTGTAGAACTTCGGGGGACAATTCGGGCTGACCGCGTTGACCAGATAGACCGACAACGCGACCAGCTCCTCGAAACGTTGCTGCGGCGTCCGCGCCGAGGTGCGGAACATTTCCACCACGGAATTGAAGTGTTCGTCCGGGTCGCGCCGCCCGTGCTTGGTCTTGGTGCTGATGCGCGAAACCGCGTCGCGGATCGCCGCGGCGCCGGAAACCTCGGACGAGCCGACCTGCCGGGGACCCAGGGCCACGGCGTCGCTGACCAGGTTGATCATGAACGGCTGCGAGTCCGAAAAAGCAAGTGCGGACGACGGCGCAAGAAGCGCCGCCGCCGCGATAAGTGCGAAAATCCAGGTGTTTCGACCGTTCATGATCCCTCGTGCGCGCGGATGGCGACCGCGTTTTTTAGTCACGCCCTTTCAGGGCGTCGCGCATCGCGTGCCCGATCTCGGACGGATTTTCCACGACCGAAACGCCGGCCTTTTCGAGCGCCTGGAGTTTGGCCCGGGCGCCGCCTTTTCCGCCGGAGATGATCGCGCCGGCGTGACCCATGCGTTTCCCGGCCGGGGCGGAGAGCCCCGCGATAAATGACACCACGGGCTTGTGAAGGTTCCCCGCGATGAATTCCGCGGCCTCTTCCTCGGCGCTTCCGCCGATCTCGCCGATCATGACCACACCCTCCGTATCGGGATCGTTTTCGAATAACGCAAGCGCGTCAATGAAATTCGTGCCGATGACGGGGTCACCGCCGATGCCGATGCACGTCGATTGCCCGATTCCGAGTTCGGAGAGCTGCGCCACGGCCTCGTAGGTCAGCGTGCCGCTTCGCGAGATGACGCCGATACGGCCGGGCGTGTGGATATAACCCGGCATGATGCCGACCTTCGCCTGGCCGGGGCTGATGATGCCGGGGCAATTCGGGCCGATCACGCGCGTTTCGCTGCCTCGGACCGCGCCCATGACGCGCACCATGTGGAGCGCGGGAATCCCCTCGGTGATCGTCACGACGAGCGGCATGCCCGCCTCGACGCACTCCAGCACGGCATCACCGGCGAAAAACGGCGGCACGAAAACGAGCGCGACGTTCGCGCCTGTTTCCTTGACGGCCTCCTTGACGGTGTTGAAGACGGGGATGCCGTCCACGTTATCGCCGCCCTTGCCGGGGGTGACGCCCGCGACGACGTTCGTTCCGTATTCAACGCACTGGCGCGTGTGGAAGGTGCCTTCCTTGCCAGTGATTCCCTGAACGAGAATGCGGCTGTCCTTGTTGACGAGGATACTCATTTCGCGGCCCCCTTCTCGGCTTCGACGACCTTTTGCGCGGCCTCGGAAAGCGTTTGAGCGGTGATAAAGGGGAAGTCCGCGCCCGCGAGGATTTCGCGCGCCTTGTCCGAATTCGTCCCCGACAGGCGAACCACGACCGGTACATCGACCTTGACGTGCTTCATCGCCTCGAGAATGCCGCTGGCGACCATGTCGCATTTTACGATGCCGCCGAAGATGTTGACGAGCACCGCGCGCACGTGATCGTCGGCCATGAGCAGCGTGAACGCCTTGATGACGTTCTGCACGTTCGCGCCGCCCTTGATATCCAGGAAGTTCGCCGGCCGGCTGCCGAACGCGAGGATGATGTCCATCGTCGCCATCGCCAGGCCCGCGCCGTTGACGAGGCACCCGATGCCCCCGTCCATCTTAACGTAATCGACGCCGTAACGGTCCGCGAGGATTTCCAGGGGCTCTTCCTCGTCGAAATCGCGCATCGCGAACACGTCGGGGTGCAGGCGCAGCGCGTTGTCGTCGATCGTCACCTTCGCGTCCAGGGCGATGACATCCTGGTTCCTGGTCACAATCAGCGGATTGACCTCGAGAAGCGAGGCGTCGAGGCCTTCAAAAGCCTTGTAGGCCGCCGCGACGAAGGCGAGGAACTTCTTGTTCGCGTCACCGGTCAGTCCGAGCCCATAGGCCAGCGTTCGCGCGACGTACGGCGAATAGCCCGTGTCGGGATTGACATGCGCCGTGATGATCGCGCCGGGGTCTTTGGCCGCGACCTCCTCGATCTCCATGCCGCCTTGCGCGCTCGCCATGATGACGGGCCGCTCGGTAGAACGATCGATGAGAATGCTGAAATAGAGCTCGCGCTCGATCTCGAGCCCCTGCTCGACAAGCACCTTTTTCACGAGGCGCCCCTCGGGACCGGTTTGAGGCGTCACCAGCGTCATGCCGAGGATCGCTTCCGCGGCGCGCGCCGCGTCATCCGGCGTGTGAACGACCTTGACGCCGCCGCCCTTGCCGCGTCCGCCGGCATGGATCTGCGCCTTCACGACGCACGTGCCGCCGCCGAGCGCCTGGGCCGCCTGGTAGGCCGCCGCCGGGTGCGTGACAAGGCGCCCCTTCGGCACCGGCACGCTGTACCGCGACAGCAGCTCCTTCGCTTGAAACTCGTGTAATTTCATAAATTTCTGCCTTTTGGGGGTCCAACGTCCGCGGGAAAAACCGGGCGAAACACTAGGACGTTTTCCGGGCGATGGCAACGGTGATGGGCGAGACGCGCGCGAATCACGAGCAT
This genomic window contains:
- the sucC gene encoding ADP-forming succinate--CoA ligase subunit beta, producing the protein MKLHEFQAKELLSRYSVPVPKGRLVTHPAAAYQAAQALGGGTCVVKAQIHAGGRGKGGGVKVVHTPDDAARAAEAILGMTLVTPQTGPEGRLVKKVLVEQGLEIERELYFSILIDRSTERPVIMASAQGGMEIEEVAAKDPGAIITAHVNPDTGYSPYVARTLAYGLGLTGDANKKFLAFVAAAYKAFEGLDASLLEVNPLIVTRNQDVIALDAKVTIDDNALRLHPDVFAMRDFDEEEPLEILADRYGVDYVKMDGGIGCLVNGAGLAMATMDIILAFGSRPANFLDIKGGANVQNVIKAFTLLMADDHVRAVLVNIFGGIVKCDMVASGILEAMKHVKVDVPVVVRLSGTNSDKAREILAGADFPFITAQTLSEAAQKVVEAEKGAAK
- a CDS encoding AgmX/PglI C-terminal domain-containing protein, which encodes MNGRNTWIFALIAAAALLAPSSALAFSDSQPFMINLVSDAVALGPRQVGSSEVSGAAAIRDAVSRISTKTKHGRRDPDEHFNSVVEMFRTSARTPQQRFEELVALSVYLVNAVSPNCPPKFYNDLMSSPDVFIAVFDGQTPIQTPYSDHLKWATQWSQPYRSSLDGACRYYNPRNSRLAADNTAIVYNFLVNELVDVWSSVLYRANQLRSPSAEVGTRRTQKPGAASNIVVQLYRPSDDLDVTIAMREFRRLEQGGQDAAAAPAPLQVAAVATTTTTTPTTTTTRPIPTTVPPPPTTIPLPATTTTTVFTPTTTLARPTTTIAIAMAATPAPAADTGVIELGGLEITSEEAEAAKEKYGQDTFGIREGLDPGAKINIDTSGVDASGGNRVVVPHSSMPKSELQSGDVTVEFDALGQIAYVPIGEKQESRIVLGALSTGEEQQGAMSPEAVLRVISANLGGVRSCYERSLKYNPNIAGRFFVQITVGADGSVANVEVLDDTLRYGDLTNCLVKRVYAWRFPAPMGGRYVFSYPFTFVQSF
- the sucD gene encoding succinate--CoA ligase subunit alpha, whose translation is MSILVNKDSRILVQGITGKEGTFHTRQCVEYGTNVVAGVTPGKGGDNVDGIPVFNTVKEAVKETGANVALVFVPPFFAGDAVLECVEAGMPLVVTITEGIPALHMVRVMGAVRGSETRVIGPNCPGIISPGQAKVGIMPGYIHTPGRIGVISRSGTLTYEAVAQLSELGIGQSTCIGIGGDPVIGTNFIDALALFENDPDTEGVVMIGEIGGSAEEEAAEFIAGNLHKPVVSFIAGLSAPAGKRMGHAGAIISGGKGGARAKLQALEKAGVSVVENPSEIGHAMRDALKGRD